A single genomic interval of Spirosoma linguale DSM 74 harbors:
- a CDS encoding Ion transport protein (PFAM: Ion transport protein; Ion transport 2 domain protein~KEGG: dal:Dalk_2437 ion transport protein): MESRWQRFRHRLHEIIFEADTWAGRAFDITLLFLIMLSVLAVILESIPSLARSYGEYFDSIEWLFTGLFTVEYLLRIISIRQPLRYMTSFFGLVDLLAILPSYLGLFLFGAHELAAVRILRLLRIFRILKLGEYTSAASILAYSLRESRAKITVFFVAIFTLVVTLGSMMYVVEGHANGFESIPLSIYWAVITITTVGYGDIVPSTAMGKFIATIIMLLGYVIIAVPTGIVAVSLTTANKKHEISTQACPNCGRQGHDPDAVHCKYCGAAL; encoded by the coding sequence ATGGAATCCCGATGGCAACGTTTTCGGCACAGACTGCACGAGATAATCTTCGAAGCCGATACCTGGGCTGGCCGGGCTTTCGACATTACGCTGCTTTTTTTGATAATGCTGAGTGTACTCGCTGTTATTCTGGAGAGCATTCCCTCTCTGGCCCGTTCGTATGGGGAATACTTCGATAGCATAGAGTGGCTTTTCACCGGCCTGTTTACCGTTGAGTACCTGCTCCGTATCATCAGTATCCGTCAGCCCCTGCGCTACATGACCAGCTTTTTCGGGCTCGTCGATTTACTGGCTATTTTACCGAGTTACCTTGGCTTGTTTTTATTTGGGGCGCATGAGCTGGCGGCCGTCCGTATTCTCAGGCTGCTCCGTATTTTTCGAATCCTGAAACTGGGCGAATACACCTCAGCCGCGTCAATACTCGCCTATTCATTACGCGAAAGCCGGGCCAAAATTACCGTCTTCTTCGTCGCCATTTTTACGTTAGTTGTTACACTTGGCTCTATGATGTATGTAGTAGAAGGGCACGCCAACGGCTTTGAGAGCATACCACTGAGTATCTATTGGGCGGTTATTACGATAACCACTGTCGGCTACGGCGATATTGTACCGAGCACCGCTATGGGCAAATTCATCGCTACCATTATCATGCTACTCGGGTATGTCATTATCGCGGTACCAACCGGTATCGTAGCGGTCAGTTTAACCACAGCTAACAAAAAGCACGAGATTTCAACCCAGGCTTGTCCAAATTGCGGACGGCAGGGCCATGATCCCGATGCGGTTCATTGCAAATACTGTGGAGCTGCCCTGTAA
- a CDS encoding hypothetical protein (KEGG: ade:Adeh_3982 hypothetical protein) produces MSILTPNPIGDFVWQKAWQFPAFRKKFILGIILVLILLLTFPYFFQTIQQHSGPVLNDWVLNQIPAQDVSLGIFLSIWATALLLVIRARRSPAIFMMFIYSYLIVSLSRMISINLLPLDPPVGLIPLIDPLSNAFYGKTFITKDLFYSGHTSTIFLMFLCLRRRWDRLFAFISTLIVGSLLLVQHVHYTIDVLGAFVFTYPLYWLGKKFALSGWNTLTIKDNKA; encoded by the coding sequence ATGTCCATTCTAACACCTAATCCAATCGGCGATTTTGTCTGGCAAAAAGCCTGGCAATTCCCGGCATTCCGCAAGAAATTCATTCTGGGCATTATCCTCGTTTTGATTTTGTTGCTCACATTTCCGTATTTCTTTCAAACGATTCAGCAGCATTCGGGACCGGTCTTAAACGACTGGGTGCTTAATCAGATACCCGCCCAGGATGTATCACTCGGTATCTTTTTATCAATATGGGCAACGGCTTTATTATTGGTGATCCGCGCCCGCCGAAGTCCCGCCATTTTTATGATGTTCATCTACAGCTACCTGATTGTCAGCCTGTCACGAATGATCAGTATCAACCTGTTGCCCCTCGATCCACCGGTAGGGCTTATTCCGCTGATCGACCCGCTGAGTAATGCCTTTTATGGCAAGACGTTCATCACCAAAGATTTATTTTATTCAGGCCATACATCCACTATCTTCCTGATGTTCTTATGCTTACGCCGACGGTGGGACCGCCTTTTTGCCTTTATTAGCACCCTCATTGTGGGTAGTTTACTGCTGGTTCAACACGTCCATTATACTATTGATGTGCTGGGTGCATTTGTCTTCACTTATCCACTTTACTGGCTTGGAAAAAAGTTCGCTCTGAGCGGCTGGAACACGCTTACTATAAAGGATAACAAGGCTTAG
- a CDS encoding 3-dehydroquinate dehydratase, type II (KEGG: dehydroquinase class II, putative ; K03786 3- dehydroquinate dehydratase II~TIGRFAM: 3-dehydroquinate dehydratase, type II~PFAM: dehydroquinase class II), with amino-acid sequence MKQILIINGPNLNLLGKREPTIYGNRSFVEYLETLEAQFPDVQLRYFQSNHEGELIDKIHELGFDVDGIVINAGAYTHTSIAIADALSAVTAPAVEVHISNVHARESFRHHSYLSAKCKGVVVGLGLLGYEMAVRYLLRSEY; translated from the coding sequence ATGAAGCAAATTCTGATCATTAACGGCCCTAACCTCAACCTGTTGGGCAAGCGCGAACCGACAATTTATGGGAATCGCTCCTTCGTGGAGTATCTGGAAACGCTCGAAGCCCAGTTTCCCGACGTGCAACTTCGCTATTTTCAGTCGAATCACGAAGGCGAACTGATTGATAAAATTCATGAACTGGGCTTCGATGTCGATGGCATCGTCATTAATGCCGGAGCATATACCCATACATCCATCGCTATTGCCGATGCGCTGTCGGCCGTTACGGCGCCCGCTGTAGAGGTGCATATTTCCAATGTTCACGCCCGCGAATCGTTCCGGCACCACAGCTATCTATCGGCAAAATGCAAAGGCGTTGTCGTTGGCCTTGGGTTGCTGGGGTATGAAATGGCCGTGCGGTATTTATTGAGGAGTGAGTATTAG
- a CDS encoding putative phosphohistidine phosphatase, SixA (PFAM: Phosphoglycerate mutase~KEGG: mca:MCA3096 phosphoglycerate mutase domain- containing protein) gives MPITLFIVRHAKAEDRAVFMSDHDRQLTSDGIMAAARIGRYLHEKAIVPDVLISSTAPRAKDTAKVIAEQIGFDPATIQLNNLLFDGGPKAYLAAINALPDDLESAMIVGHNPDVSYLAEFLTHQSIGSMSKGAVVAVTFDDVNWAEVSGRTGSVAFQIAPRQLSQD, from the coding sequence ATGCCAATTACACTATTTATTGTTCGACATGCCAAAGCGGAAGATCGCGCTGTTTTCATGTCCGACCACGATCGTCAATTAACCTCCGATGGAATTATGGCCGCAGCCCGAATAGGCCGCTACCTTCACGAAAAAGCAATTGTGCCCGATGTACTGATCAGCAGTACCGCCCCTCGTGCTAAAGATACCGCTAAAGTAATTGCGGAGCAGATTGGGTTTGATCCGGCAACGATTCAGCTTAATAACCTGTTATTTGACGGTGGCCCCAAAGCTTATCTGGCGGCCATCAATGCATTGCCTGATGACCTGGAATCGGCAATGATTGTGGGTCATAATCCTGATGTTTCGTATCTGGCAGAGTTTTTAACCCACCAAAGTATTGGCTCCATGAGCAAAGGAGCCGTTGTGGCAGTTACATTTGATGACGTCAACTGGGCAGAAGTATCGGGCCGGACAGGAAGTGTCGCCTTTCAGATAGCTCCCCGGCAACTTTCGCAGGACTAA
- a CDS encoding aminotransferase class V (PFAM: aminotransferase class V~KEGG: pca:Pcar_2772 aminotransferase) encodes MITFYPGPSKIYPQVADYAADAVRQGIVSLNHRSAGFMDIVKETVRLLHEKLDIPADYHIALVSSATECWEIVAQSLTAVSSLHPYNGAFGKKWAEYAYKIKPPVSLSDADVLCIVQNETSNGTQVSMDTLAQFRRDFSALIAVDAVSSMAGVKFDWSLADVWFASVQKCFGLPAGLAVLVYSPSALKRAEEIGENVHYNSLLFIHENFSKFQTPYTPNGLGIYLLMRVLQQLPAIDLVDEITKRRATDWYTFVEKEMSATPFRLLINDPATRSDTVIAVQGDEQEVANVKKAAQQKGITLGNGYGAWKSTTFRIANFPAITDEEIGTLTQFLRSYQA; translated from the coding sequence ATGATCACCTTCTACCCCGGTCCGTCGAAAATTTACCCGCAGGTGGCCGATTATGCGGCTGATGCGGTGCGTCAGGGTATCGTAAGCCTGAACCACCGTAGTGCCGGGTTTATGGACATTGTGAAAGAGACCGTCAGGCTGCTCCATGAAAAACTAGATATTCCGGCCGACTATCATATTGCTTTGGTCTCATCGGCCACGGAGTGCTGGGAAATTGTGGCCCAGTCGCTCACGGCCGTATCCAGTCTGCACCCTTACAATGGCGCCTTTGGTAAAAAATGGGCTGAGTATGCCTATAAGATAAAGCCTCCGGTCAGTTTAAGCGACGCCGACGTGCTGTGTATTGTGCAGAACGAGACCTCCAACGGTACGCAGGTCAGCATGGACACACTAGCCCAGTTTCGGCGGGACTTTTCGGCCCTAATTGCTGTCGACGCCGTTTCGTCCATGGCAGGAGTTAAGTTCGACTGGTCGCTGGCCGACGTCTGGTTTGCCTCCGTTCAGAAATGTTTTGGGCTTCCGGCGGGTCTGGCCGTGCTTGTTTACTCGCCGTCCGCCCTGAAACGGGCCGAAGAAATAGGGGAGAATGTACACTACAATAGTCTGCTCTTTATCCACGAAAATTTCTCGAAATTTCAAACGCCGTATACACCCAATGGGTTGGGCATCTACCTGTTGATGCGGGTGTTGCAGCAACTACCGGCCATCGATCTTGTGGATGAAATCACAAAAAGGCGGGCTACTGACTGGTATACGTTCGTTGAGAAGGAGATGTCGGCTACACCGTTCCGCTTGCTGATCAACGACCCCGCTACCCGGTCTGACACCGTTATTGCGGTGCAGGGCGACGAACAGGAAGTGGCTAACGTAAAGAAAGCTGCTCAGCAGAAGGGCATTACGCTGGGTAACGGCTACGGCGCCTGGAAGAGTACCACCTTCCGAATTGCTAACTTCCCCGCTATCACGGACGAAGAGATTGGAACCTTAACGCAATTTCTTCGGTCATATCAAGCATGA
- a CDS encoding NADH dehydrogenase (quinone) (PFAM: respiratory-chain NADH dehydrogenase subunit 1~KEGG: lhk:LHK_00534 NuoH) encodes MLALPIFLALASGFVVVGVYTERKVSAFMQDRLGPMETGKWGLLQLFADLLKLLQKEDIVPTAADRRLFLLAPAIIFASVFAGFAVLPLSPDLQGSGASVGVFYLMAIVSFDVVGILMAGWGSNNKYSLFGAMRSVAQIISYEIPLGLTILCVVMICQTLNLQTLSFQQGIYTHETNYLFGLKALGIDVTGWGGIFSWNILRNPFLLIAYVIFFICTLAESNRAPFDLPEGESEIVAGFHTEYSGMRFALLYLSEYAMMLLVSFLGAVLFLGSWNTPLPNIGPVRLADWTSGAPGTLWGNLTGGFWLLSKVFLAVLLQMWVRWTFPRVRVDQMMYLCWKVLTPVGLVLLLISGIWRLLMV; translated from the coding sequence ATGCTTGCACTCCCCATTTTCCTCGCCCTCGCTTCCGGCTTTGTGGTCGTTGGTGTTTACACCGAACGAAAGGTTTCTGCATTCATGCAGGACAGGCTTGGTCCGATGGAAACGGGAAAATGGGGATTGCTTCAGCTTTTCGCCGACTTACTCAAACTCCTTCAGAAAGAAGATATTGTGCCCACAGCGGCCGACCGACGGCTTTTTCTGCTGGCTCCAGCCATTATTTTCGCTTCGGTCTTTGCGGGATTTGCGGTACTTCCCCTGTCGCCGGATTTACAGGGTTCCGGGGCATCCGTTGGCGTTTTTTACCTGATGGCCATTGTTTCTTTCGACGTGGTCGGTATCCTGATGGCGGGCTGGGGGTCCAATAACAAGTACTCGCTGTTTGGTGCTATGCGGTCAGTAGCACAGATTATTTCTTACGAAATTCCGCTAGGGCTTACTATTCTGTGCGTGGTCATGATCTGCCAGACGCTCAACCTACAGACGTTAAGCTTCCAGCAGGGCATTTACACCCACGAAACAAACTACCTTTTCGGCTTAAAAGCGTTGGGCATCGACGTTACTGGCTGGGGGGGTATCTTCTCCTGGAACATCCTTCGGAACCCCTTTTTACTCATTGCCTACGTCATCTTTTTCATTTGTACACTAGCCGAAAGCAACCGGGCGCCCTTCGACCTGCCCGAGGGCGAATCGGAAATCGTGGCCGGCTTTCATACCGAATATTCGGGGATGCGCTTTGCCCTGCTCTACCTGTCTGAGTACGCCATGATGCTGCTGGTCTCTTTTCTGGGAGCCGTCCTGTTTCTGGGAAGCTGGAATACGCCCCTGCCCAACATCGGGCCGGTCAGACTAGCCGACTGGACGAGCGGAGCACCCGGCACACTTTGGGGTAATCTGACAGGCGGGTTCTGGCTGCTTTCCAAAGTGTTTCTTGCGGTATTGCTGCAAATGTGGGTTCGTTGGACATTTCCCCGCGTTCGGGTCGATCAAATGATGTATTTATGCTGGAAAGTACTGACACCGGTTGGTCTGGTTCTCTTGCTGATATCAGGAATCTGGCGGTTGCTGATGGTGTAA
- a CDS encoding aminotransferase class V (PFAM: aminotransferase class V~KEGG: xcv:XCV0168 putative secreted protein), with the protein MRTAASQLTTQKDKFSLPDGIHYLNCATRAPLSRTVEQAGHDAIHRDSNPFGLRPDDFFSGAIRVRTLFSQLINNPDPDRIAVVPSVSYGMAVVARNLPNKPGIRAGQHIVLVGSEFPSDVYAWDRVCLELGLTIKTVPMPEEYPRGPRWNERLLDAIDSNTALVIAPPVHWMYGIRFDLEAVGQRAREVGAWLAVDGTQAIGALPVDIGTIQPDAVVCAGYKWLMGPYSLGLAYYGPAFDEGTPLEEGWMNRLDSNQFHKLMDYQPVYRPKAYRYNVGEHTHFVQMPMLEASLEQLLDWHPERIQTYTNELMQDAWPALEQLGCQIEPLNGSQGRSHHLVGLWLPEHTDPMAVQQALQTEKVSVSARARALRIAPHVYNTPEDADALVRVLTKVLSV; encoded by the coding sequence ATGCGTACTGCCGCGTCTCAATTAACTACCCAAAAAGATAAGTTCTCTCTACCAGACGGCATTCATTACCTGAACTGTGCCACCCGCGCGCCCCTTAGCCGAACGGTGGAGCAGGCAGGTCACGATGCAATCCACCGCGACAGCAATCCGTTTGGACTGCGGCCCGACGATTTTTTTAGTGGTGCCATTCGTGTCCGGACCTTATTCTCCCAACTCATTAATAACCCCGACCCGGATCGAATTGCAGTGGTGCCTTCCGTTTCGTATGGCATGGCAGTGGTAGCAAGAAACCTCCCGAATAAGCCCGGCATCAGGGCCGGTCAACACATTGTGCTGGTTGGCAGTGAATTTCCCAGTGATGTGTACGCCTGGGATCGGGTATGCCTAGAATTGGGACTGACGATCAAAACTGTACCGATGCCTGAGGAATATCCCCGAGGGCCACGCTGGAACGAACGGCTGCTGGACGCGATCGACAGCAATACGGCGTTGGTCATAGCCCCGCCTGTTCACTGGATGTACGGTATCCGTTTTGACCTGGAGGCCGTTGGGCAACGGGCGCGCGAAGTAGGTGCCTGGCTAGCCGTAGATGGCACGCAGGCTATTGGTGCCTTGCCGGTTGATATTGGGACTATTCAACCCGACGCCGTTGTTTGTGCAGGGTATAAATGGCTGATGGGCCCCTACTCCCTTGGCCTGGCCTATTATGGACCAGCTTTTGATGAAGGGACTCCGCTGGAAGAGGGATGGATGAACCGGCTGGACAGCAATCAGTTTCATAAACTGATGGATTATCAGCCCGTTTATCGCCCTAAAGCGTACCGGTATAACGTAGGTGAACACACGCATTTTGTGCAAATGCCCATGCTTGAAGCCTCGCTGGAACAACTTCTTGACTGGCATCCGGAACGGATACAAACGTACACAAACGAACTTATGCAGGATGCCTGGCCCGCCCTGGAACAACTTGGCTGCCAGATCGAACCGCTTAACGGAAGTCAGGGCAGAAGCCATCATCTGGTCGGCTTGTGGTTACCCGAACACACCGACCCAATGGCTGTGCAGCAGGCATTACAAACCGAAAAAGTATCCGTATCGGCCAGAGCCCGCGCATTACGCATTGCTCCGCACGTTTACAACACACCCGAGGATGCGGACGCGCTGGTACGGGTTCTGACAAAAGTGTTATCTGTGTAG
- a CDS encoding hypothetical protein (KEGG: mxa:MXAN_2499 hypothetical protein) encodes MNTLLGIGSRIQHEEFGNGVVINLKSTGYIVTFLEQGVKILKFDAPLTIIEAIEPDSDLVSLFDVEQSITRVLQRWADQTEVVPLGDKWKGGKLILKPGRTDLSSKEMLIDAFFHKIVMVRDRLRVLEQRVNASNIDDEEKVNIQQYITRIYGSLTSFNVLFKHPHQHFVGEKASVEA; translated from the coding sequence ATGAATACCCTGTTGGGCATTGGTTCACGCATTCAGCACGAGGAGTTCGGCAACGGCGTCGTCATTAATCTAAAATCAACCGGATACATCGTCACCTTCCTCGAACAGGGCGTGAAGATACTTAAATTCGACGCGCCCCTGACCATCATTGAGGCCATAGAACCGGATAGTGACCTGGTGAGCTTGTTTGACGTAGAGCAGTCGATTACCCGTGTTCTCCAGCGCTGGGCCGACCAGACAGAAGTTGTTCCACTGGGCGATAAATGGAAAGGGGGTAAGCTTATTCTCAAACCCGGACGAACCGATTTGTCTTCGAAAGAAATGCTAATTGATGCTTTCTTTCACAAAATCGTGATGGTGCGCGACCGCCTTCGGGTTCTCGAACAGCGCGTGAATGCCAGTAATATCGACGATGAGGAGAAGGTGAACATTCAGCAGTATATTACCCGTATTTACGGGAGTCTGACCTCGTTTAATGTCTTGTTCAAGCACCCGCACCAGCACTTTGTTGGCGAGAAAGCGTCTGTCGAAGCCTAG
- a CDS encoding tyrosine recombinase XerD (TIGRFAM: tyrosine recombinase XerD~PFAM: integrase family protein; integrase domain protein SAM domain protein~KEGG: gme:Gmet_1427 tyrosine recombinase XerD subunit): protein MWQSYINAFKNYLKLERSLAENSVEAYLHDAEKLYEYILLTDPARTPMQVTEKELMNFLKYLGELGLSAHSQARMLSGIKSFFKYLLLEGLIERDPTQLLESPKLGRKLPDTLSFPEIEDMLAAIDLSTPGGTRDRAMLEVLYSSGLRVSELLNLRLTNCFFTEGFVRVLGKGDKVRLVPIGEDAMHYTRIYVEHVRQKLDVQKGDEDTIFLNLRGKQLSRISVFTTIKKLASEVGIKKTISPHTFRHSFATHLIEGGADLRAVQQMLGHESITTTEIYTHLDRDYLQQTLKEYHPRAKGQRVQQ, encoded by the coding sequence ATGTGGCAAAGTTATATAAACGCCTTTAAGAACTACCTCAAACTAGAACGGTCGCTGGCCGAAAATTCGGTGGAGGCCTACCTGCACGATGCCGAAAAACTGTACGAATACATACTCCTGACCGACCCCGCCCGGACGCCCATGCAGGTTACGGAGAAAGAATTGATGAACTTCCTGAAATATTTGGGGGAATTGGGTTTATCGGCGCACAGCCAGGCCCGGATGCTGTCCGGCATAAAGTCGTTTTTCAAGTACTTGCTGCTTGAAGGATTAATTGAGCGTGACCCTACACAGTTACTGGAATCGCCTAAACTGGGCCGAAAACTCCCTGATACGCTTAGTTTTCCCGAAATTGAAGACATGCTTGCCGCCATCGACCTTTCGACGCCCGGTGGCACCCGCGACCGGGCCATGCTGGAAGTCCTCTATAGTTCGGGACTGCGCGTGTCTGAACTGTTGAACTTGCGTTTGACAAACTGTTTTTTTACCGAAGGTTTTGTGCGCGTTCTGGGGAAAGGCGATAAAGTACGGCTCGTGCCAATTGGCGAAGATGCCATGCATTACACCCGTATTTATGTTGAACACGTTCGGCAAAAACTCGATGTGCAAAAAGGCGATGAGGATACTATTTTTCTCAACCTGCGCGGCAAACAGCTTTCACGAATTTCGGTCTTTACAACCATTAAAAAACTGGCCTCTGAAGTGGGCATCAAAAAAACGATTAGTCCCCACACCTTCCGTCATTCGTTCGCAACGCACCTCATCGAAGGGGGTGCTGATTTACGGGCCGTCCAGCAAATGCTTGGCCATGAATCCATTACCACGACCGAAATCTACACCCACCTGGATCGGGATTATTTACAGCAAACCCTGAAAGAGTATCATCCCAGGGCAAAGGGACAGCGGGTGCAGCAGTAA
- a CDS encoding asparaginyl-tRNA synthetase (TIGRFAM: asparaginyl-tRNA synthetase~PFAM: tRNA synthetase class II (D K and N); nucleic acid binding OB-fold tRNA/helicase-type~KEGG: bba:Bd1054 asparaginyl-tRNA synthetase), translating into MSYQSIQQLLKTAPTGTEVTVKGWVRTKRESKNAVFIALNDGSTINTIQAVAEAGQLPEETLKLITTGACLAVTGQLVESQGAGQAVEVKIANVTIYGTADPDKYPLQPKRHSLEFLREIAHLRPRTNTFSAILRIRHALAFAVHKYFNDNGFYYLNTPIITASDAEGAGEMFRVTTLDATKPPLTEDGKVDYSQDFFGRETNLTVSGQLEGELGAMALGKIYTFGPTFRAENSNTTRHLAEFWMIEPEMAFYELEDNMNLAEDFVKTVIRYALQHCADDLAFLDSRLKDEEKTKKKEEQSELGLLEKLQFVISNEFVRLTYTEAIDILVNSKPAKKGQFQYEVSWGVDLQSEHERYLVEKHFKKPVILTNYPREIKAFYMKQDPDGKTVRAMDVLFPGIGEIIGGSQREDDLDKLTARMQEVGIEPEALWWYLDTRRFGSAPHAGFGLGFERLVLFVTGMGNIRDVIPFPRAPKTAEF; encoded by the coding sequence ATGAGTTATCAATCCATTCAACAGTTATTAAAAACCGCCCCAACTGGCACAGAAGTGACCGTTAAGGGGTGGGTACGTACCAAGCGGGAAAGTAAAAACGCAGTCTTTATTGCCCTTAATGATGGCTCTACCATCAATACCATTCAGGCGGTGGCCGAAGCGGGTCAACTTCCCGAAGAAACCCTGAAACTCATCACGACCGGTGCTTGCCTGGCCGTTACGGGTCAGTTAGTAGAATCGCAGGGAGCCGGACAGGCGGTTGAGGTTAAAATTGCCAACGTAACTATTTACGGCACCGCCGACCCCGATAAATATCCGCTGCAACCGAAACGGCACTCGCTGGAGTTCCTGCGCGAAATTGCCCACCTGCGGCCCCGTACCAATACATTCAGCGCTATATTACGCATCCGGCATGCCCTGGCCTTCGCCGTCCATAAATACTTCAACGACAATGGGTTCTATTATTTAAACACCCCCATCATTACGGCTTCCGATGCCGAAGGAGCCGGTGAAATGTTCCGGGTGACAACCCTCGACGCGACGAAGCCTCCTTTAACCGAAGACGGTAAGGTCGATTATAGCCAGGACTTCTTTGGCCGCGAAACCAACCTGACGGTATCCGGTCAGTTGGAAGGTGAACTGGGCGCAATGGCACTGGGTAAAATTTATACGTTTGGCCCCACGTTCCGGGCCGAAAACTCCAACACCACCCGCCACCTTGCCGAGTTCTGGATGATTGAGCCCGAAATGGCCTTTTATGAACTGGAAGACAACATGAATCTGGCCGAGGATTTTGTCAAAACCGTTATCCGGTACGCGCTGCAACACTGCGCCGACGACCTTGCCTTCCTGGATTCGCGGTTGAAAGATGAAGAGAAGACCAAAAAGAAAGAAGAACAAAGTGAACTAGGCTTACTCGAAAAACTTCAGTTTGTGATCAGCAACGAATTTGTTCGGCTGACGTATACCGAAGCCATCGACATTCTGGTGAATTCCAAACCGGCGAAGAAAGGTCAGTTCCAGTACGAAGTAAGCTGGGGCGTCGATCTGCAGTCAGAGCATGAGCGGTATCTGGTAGAAAAGCATTTCAAGAAACCGGTGATCCTGACCAACTACCCCCGCGAAATCAAAGCGTTTTACATGAAGCAAGATCCGGATGGTAAAACTGTGCGGGCCATGGACGTTCTGTTTCCGGGAATCGGCGAAATCATTGGTGGTTCCCAGCGTGAGGACGACCTCGACAAGCTCACCGCCCGAATGCAGGAAGTAGGCATTGAACCCGAAGCGTTATGGTGGTATCTGGATACGCGCCGATTCGGTTCGGCACCCCACGCCGGCTTTGGCCTCGGCTTCGAGCGGCTGGTGTTGTTCGTAACGGGTATGGGCAACATCCGCGATGTGATCCCCTTCCCGCGTGCTCCGAAAACGGCTGAATTTTAG
- a CDS encoding Glyoxalase/bleomycin resistance protein/dioxygenase (PFAM: Glyoxalase/bleomycin resistance protein/dioxygenase~KEGG: kpe:KPK_4533 hypothetical protein) — MLNLAAVHHIALICSDYERSKRFYTEILGLSILGEYFRAERNSYKLDLALNGQYIIELFSFPDPPKRPSRPEALGLRHLAFAVPDLDAAIAHLNENGVETEPVRVDAHTGKRFTFFADPDDLPLEFYEL, encoded by the coding sequence ATGCTCAACCTCGCTGCCGTCCATCACATTGCCCTTATCTGCTCGGATTACGAAAGATCGAAGCGGTTCTACACGGAAATACTGGGTTTGTCTATTCTTGGAGAATATTTTCGGGCCGAGCGAAATTCATACAAGCTTGATCTGGCATTGAACGGGCAGTATATCATCGAACTGTTTTCGTTTCCTGATCCGCCCAAACGTCCCTCCCGACCCGAAGCGCTGGGCCTACGCCATTTAGCCTTTGCCGTCCCCGACCTCGATGCCGCTATAGCGCACCTGAACGAAAACGGTGTAGAAACCGAGCCCGTCCGGGTAGACGCCCATACCGGAAAGCGGTTTACGTTCTTCGCCGACCCAGACGATTTACCATTGGAGTTTTACGAACTGTAG